A genome region from Dreissena polymorpha isolate Duluth1 chromosome 16, UMN_Dpol_1.0, whole genome shotgun sequence includes the following:
- the LOC127862050 gene encoding complement C1q and tumor necrosis factor-related protein 9A-like produces MISCEYNRRTINIYFNISAQLNANMKFCQAILFLSLIQNGFMLLLDGQPVTVPTLRQELQQEIQQLRTEFLLMKDMMTTLHESVPSCAVSKKQRTPAFMATLTKSNQACAEGAPLIFDRELLDTRNVYDVRHGTFRAPVNGTYVFTATLTAMGGKYVNVKIVKNFPTNQIALLFIDNRHSLGNWNQRSTTVVVELAIGDDVWLVCVSASEVNGGNDVSHNDFDSHLSGFLIDEL; encoded by the exons ATGATAAGCTGTGAATACAACAGGCGaactataaacatttattttaatatttcagcaCAATTGAATGCGAACATGAAGTTCTGTCAAGCAATTTTGTTTTTGTCTCTGATCCAAAATGGATTTATGTTGCTGCTAGACGGTCAGCCAGTCACTGTGCCAACTTTAAGACAAGAACTTCAACAAGAAATTCAACAACTGCGAACAGAGTTCTTGTTAATGAAAGATATGATGACGACGCTACATGAGTCAGTCCCGTCAT GTGCAGTATCTAAAAAGCAACGGACCCCAGCGTTTATGGCAACATTGACCAAGTCAAATCAAGCGTGTGCTGAAGGTGCTCCCCTAATTTTCGACAGGGAACTTCTTGATACTCGAAATGTATATGATGTCCGCCATGGAACATTCCGCGCACCCGT AAATGGAACATACGTATTTACGGCTACCCTTACCGCTATGGGAGGGAAATACGTCAATGTGAAAATAGTGAAGAATTTTCCTACAAATCAAATAGCTCTCCTATTTATTGACAATAGACATTCACTTGGAAATTGGAACCAACGATCTACCACCGTAGTTGTCGAGCTTGCTATTGGTGACGATGTGTGGTTGGTATGTGTCTCTGCGAGCGAAGTAAATGGTGGAAACGATGTAAGTCATAATGATTTTGATTCGCATTTATCAGGGTTTTTGATCGATGAGCTGTAA